Proteins encoded in a region of the Pseudomonas denitrificans (nom. rej.) genome:
- a CDS encoding glycosyltransferase has protein sequence MTKVSVIIPSYNHRHYIDKAIDSVLNQDLEDLELIVIDDGSSDDSLDYLRQVKDPRYTLIEQENAGAHNAINRGLSLAKGKYLAILNSDDIYHPQRLSRCVAALEEQSLDLVTTWIEVINQQGQALGIKEGWKNMLPWAIPTPSRSFAVTQDFDLNLVVSNFVSTTSNMVFSRQLFETIGGMRNLRFAHDWDFMFRAVEQFHCSIIDQPLMQYRIHGSNTISSNRAWMLFEICWVLATGMRRLEGRRFYEGEDPRQWILDAERIHNSVNLQGNDKVFWMINQFIDARKSPECPEPELLLLDNAELRQAYVCHIQTDTSPVPAANSTVEPESLLLLAKRWLRSRLQS, from the coding sequence ATGACCAAAGTATCGGTAATCATCCCCAGCTATAACCACCGGCACTACATCGATAAGGCCATCGACAGTGTCCTCAATCAGGACCTGGAAGACCTGGAACTGATTGTCATCGACGATGGTTCGAGCGACGACTCCCTCGACTATCTACGCCAGGTGAAAGACCCGCGCTACACGCTCATAGAGCAGGAGAACGCCGGCGCCCATAATGCGATCAACCGCGGCCTGTCCTTGGCCAAGGGCAAATACCTTGCCATCCTTAACTCCGACGATATCTATCATCCGCAGCGGCTCTCGCGCTGCGTTGCAGCTCTTGAGGAGCAGTCCCTCGACCTCGTGACCACATGGATCGAGGTCATCAACCAGCAAGGGCAGGCACTAGGCATCAAGGAAGGCTGGAAGAACATGCTTCCGTGGGCAATTCCCACCCCTTCCCGCTCGTTTGCTGTCACTCAAGATTTTGATCTCAATCTGGTGGTTTCGAACTTTGTTTCCACCACAAGCAATATGGTCTTCAGCCGCCAGCTATTCGAGACCATCGGTGGCATGCGCAATCTTCGCTTCGCCCACGACTGGGACTTTATGTTCAGGGCAGTAGAACAGTTCCATTGTTCGATCATCGATCAACCTCTCATGCAGTACCGCATACACGGCAGCAATACCATCTCCTCCAACCGGGCCTGGATGCTGTTCGAGATTTGCTGGGTGCTCGCCACGGGTATGCGCAGACTCGAAGGCCGACGGTTCTATGAGGGAGAAGATCCCAGGCAATGGATCCTGGACGCTGAACGCATCCATAACTCGGTGAATCTGCAGGGCAATGACAAAGTCTTCTGGATGATCAACCAATTCATCGACGCCCGGAAAAGTCCGGAATGCCCCGAGCCCGAGCTGCTGCTTCTGGATAACGCTGAGCTGCGACAAGCCTATGTCTGCCACATCCAGACCGACACCAGCCCAGTACCTGCCGCCAACAGCACCGTCGAGCCCGAGTCCCTGCTGCTGCTGGCCAAACGCTGGCTGCGTTCGCGCCTGCAATCGTGA
- a CDS encoding sensor histidine kinase has product MQNKRFSRLNVLLVFALALLLWPLHHFAERYYSEQLAEQNQQTLDLYVANLLGTLRRYEDLPPILGELPTLRAALQTPESLTAQNAANLELQRIRGRTGADVIYLIQADGMTHAASNWDQPDSFVGRNFAFRPYYKEATQGRQGRFFGLGTTSKRRGYYFASDVRDGGKLLGVLVVKVDLEHMEQLWGNTPEQLLVMDSNGVVILSSSNAWRFHTGKELSPAKQREIAENIPYPVLHPAPLKIDQRRWISQSRHLPETGWTVSIYTPRSQVDAPVRSVVLIGAATLVALLLLLSLLTISRRHYLERIALEAQAKHELELRVQERTQELEGANTRLQEEVSNREQAQRELMHAQDEVVQAGKLTALGTMSASISHELNQPLAAIRSYADNARVLLDHERYSDARGNLEQIGELTGRMASIIGHLKAYARGARRAPENVALQPAINDALALLAQRRQAMNVELLRDLPDAAIWVQAGETRLRQILSNLISNALDALAEKGLPRRIWLTTEQTPERIILSLRDNGPGFSDEALAHAREPFFTTKTSAKGLGLGLAICDTLLRTLGGHLELGNHPEGGALVQLHLLPGIPGVTLTPQEETRA; this is encoded by the coding sequence ATGCAAAACAAGCGATTTTCAAGGCTCAATGTCCTGCTCGTCTTTGCGCTAGCATTGTTGCTCTGGCCCCTCCACCACTTCGCCGAGCGCTACTACAGCGAGCAACTGGCCGAGCAGAACCAGCAGACCCTCGACCTCTACGTCGCCAACCTGCTCGGCACCCTGCGCCGCTACGAGGACCTGCCACCGATCCTCGGTGAACTGCCGACCTTGCGCGCCGCGCTGCAAACGCCGGAGAGCCTGACAGCACAGAACGCCGCCAACCTGGAACTGCAGCGCATCCGCGGGCGCACCGGGGCAGACGTCATCTACCTGATCCAGGCGGACGGCATGACCCACGCCGCCTCCAACTGGGATCAGCCGGACAGCTTCGTCGGCCGCAACTTCGCCTTCCGCCCCTACTACAAGGAAGCGACCCAAGGTCGGCAGGGACGATTCTTCGGCCTGGGGACGACCTCCAAGCGTCGCGGCTACTACTTCGCCAGCGATGTCCGCGACGGCGGCAAGCTGCTCGGCGTGCTGGTAGTGAAGGTCGACCTCGAACACATGGAGCAGCTCTGGGGTAATACGCCGGAGCAGTTGCTGGTCATGGACTCCAACGGCGTCGTCATCCTCTCGTCCAGTAACGCCTGGCGTTTCCACACTGGCAAGGAGCTATCCCCCGCCAAGCAACGCGAGATCGCCGAGAACATTCCCTATCCGGTGCTGCACCCGGCGCCGCTGAAGATCGACCAGCGCCGCTGGATCAGCCAGAGCCGCCACCTGCCCGAGACTGGCTGGACAGTTAGCATCTATACCCCTCGATCCCAGGTCGATGCACCGGTACGCAGCGTCGTCCTGATCGGCGCGGCCACCCTGGTCGCGCTGCTTCTATTACTCTCATTATTGACTATCAGCCGCCGCCATTACCTCGAACGCATTGCTCTGGAGGCCCAGGCCAAGCACGAACTGGAACTGCGTGTGCAGGAGCGCACCCAGGAGCTTGAAGGTGCCAACACGCGGCTGCAGGAGGAAGTCAGCAATCGCGAGCAGGCGCAGCGCGAGCTGATGCACGCCCAGGATGAAGTGGTGCAGGCCGGCAAACTGACCGCCCTGGGCACCATGTCCGCCAGCATCAGCCATGAGCTCAACCAACCGCTGGCGGCGATACGCAGCTACGCCGACAACGCCCGTGTGCTGCTCGACCACGAACGCTACAGCGACGCCCGCGGCAACCTCGAACAGATCGGTGAACTGACCGGGCGCATGGCCTCGATCATCGGCCACCTCAAGGCTTACGCCCGCGGTGCCCGCCGGGCGCCGGAAAACGTCGCACTGCAGCCGGCGATCAATGACGCCCTGGCCCTGCTCGCCCAGCGCCGCCAGGCGATGAACGTGGAACTGCTGCGCGACCTGCCCGACGCGGCAATCTGGGTGCAGGCCGGCGAGACGCGGCTGCGGCAGATCCTGTCCAACCTGATCTCCAACGCCCTCGATGCCCTGGCCGAGAAGGGACTGCCAAGGCGCATCTGGCTGACCACCGAGCAGACGCCCGAGCGCATCATCCTGTCCCTGCGCGACAACGGCCCCGGCTTTTCCGACGAAGCCCTGGCCCATGCTCGCGAGCCCTTCTTCACCACCAAGACCAGCGCGAAAGGCCTGGGTCTGGGCCTGGCCATCTGCGACACCCTGTTACGCACGCTGGGCGGACATCTTGAATTGGGCAACCACCCCGAGGGCGGCGCTCTCGTACAATTGCACCTGTTGCCGGGCATTCCCGGCGTGACCCTGACGCCGCAAGAGGAAACCCGCGCATGA
- a CDS encoding methyltransferase, with amino-acid sequence MNLLHETLQSLGYSFQPEQHIWARSEPLPFDYSDGDDTENRLHRIISESTDVSIFSRQLHTACVDWPTTYHLSSARANLLRPLEHLLDGDVLEIGAGCGAITRYLGEAGARVIAVEGSSRRAAIAAQRTRDLPNVTVINDQFERFKPEQKFDVITLIGVLEYAGKFNDAANPVRSMLDAVRALLKPDGVLIIAIENQLGLKYLAGAPEDHLGAPRVGIQGLYKHPGVETFGHLELRQRLVESGFEHIETALPFPDYKLPASIVLPSGYSAESSFDVSALAAQVSPRDPQISSEYLNFSLECTWREVGKNGLLADLSNSFLIAASNRPNASEPLFEADLLACHYSSNRQPAYCKLVEFRKSSQGRIQVNQRPLIAGVQAEESSERFRHHRLDERFFSGEALSTGLIRTLQTPSWTTKGLARLLADYISVVVSYAGLPTSGPHDLSTPLPGSLLDLVPQNILENEDKTQVIDLEWEYAEDISLGYLVFRAITTLLRMVSSLAVPCELRWLQQGRLFEDLYAHLGADFGQADYERFAEMEAEFMSFVSACPCPAIPYDDWHKHTLPTFLDVSRRETSSLVSHIQQVEELANTYIAQVKWLEGEKQRLHQKVDNTLAEMAELENELQKLSEEVTHLSEQASENQRLRQKLSETDAELSKIRSSRIWRLKTHLFKE; translated from the coding sequence ATGAACCTGCTCCACGAAACTCTGCAAAGCCTCGGCTACTCGTTCCAGCCAGAACAACATATCTGGGCGCGCAGCGAGCCTCTGCCGTTCGATTACAGTGATGGTGACGACACGGAGAACCGACTCCATCGGATCATTTCGGAAAGCACGGACGTCTCGATATTTTCCCGGCAATTGCATACTGCTTGTGTAGATTGGCCAACCACCTATCACCTGAGCTCTGCCAGGGCTAACCTGCTACGGCCGCTGGAGCACTTGCTCGACGGCGATGTGCTGGAAATAGGTGCCGGGTGCGGTGCCATCACCCGCTACCTTGGCGAAGCGGGGGCACGTGTCATCGCCGTTGAAGGTAGCTCGCGACGGGCTGCGATCGCAGCGCAACGGACACGAGATCTGCCCAACGTAACTGTGATCAACGACCAGTTCGAGCGCTTCAAGCCGGAGCAGAAGTTCGACGTCATCACTCTTATTGGTGTCCTCGAGTACGCAGGCAAGTTCAATGATGCTGCCAATCCGGTTCGCTCGATGCTCGACGCTGTCAGGGCACTACTCAAACCGGACGGTGTTCTTATCATTGCGATTGAGAACCAACTGGGCCTGAAGTATCTGGCGGGCGCGCCAGAGGATCACCTAGGGGCACCAAGAGTTGGAATTCAGGGTCTCTATAAACACCCTGGAGTAGAAACATTTGGCCATCTTGAATTACGCCAACGTCTCGTCGAATCCGGTTTCGAACATATTGAAACCGCCTTGCCATTTCCCGATTACAAACTCCCGGCGAGCATAGTACTGCCGAGCGGCTACAGCGCTGAGTCGTCGTTTGATGTTTCTGCGCTGGCCGCGCAGGTATCTCCCAGAGACCCGCAGATATCCTCGGAGTATCTGAATTTCTCTCTGGAATGTACCTGGCGGGAAGTGGGCAAGAACGGGCTGCTTGCCGATCTTTCCAACTCATTTCTGATTGCCGCGTCAAATCGGCCCAACGCAAGTGAGCCACTGTTCGAAGCGGATCTGCTGGCTTGCCATTATTCCAGCAACCGCCAGCCGGCCTACTGCAAGCTGGTCGAGTTCAGGAAAAGCTCACAGGGGCGCATTCAGGTCAATCAGCGACCACTGATCGCTGGAGTCCAAGCAGAAGAATCATCCGAGCGCTTCAGGCACCATCGGCTCGATGAGCGATTCTTTTCAGGTGAAGCATTGAGCACCGGATTGATCCGCACTCTGCAAACTCCCAGCTGGACGACCAAGGGGCTGGCCCGCTTGCTCGCAGATTACATCAGTGTCGTGGTGAGTTATGCGGGTCTGCCCACCTCAGGTCCACATGACCTCTCCACCCCGCTTCCCGGCTCACTCTTGGACCTTGTCCCGCAGAACATTCTGGAGAACGAAGACAAGACCCAGGTTATTGACCTTGAATGGGAGTATGCGGAGGATATTTCACTGGGTTATCTCGTTTTCAGGGCCATCACCACTCTGCTGAGAATGGTGTCGAGTCTTGCAGTGCCGTGTGAGCTCCGCTGGCTGCAGCAAGGTCGACTGTTTGAAGATCTTTATGCACATCTCGGAGCCGATTTCGGACAAGCCGATTACGAGCGCTTTGCGGAGATGGAAGCAGAATTCATGAGCTTCGTATCAGCATGCCCGTGCCCAGCTATCCCGTATGACGATTGGCATAAGCACACTCTACCGACATTCCTGGATGTCTCCCGACGAGAAACCAGCAGTCTGGTAAGCCATATTCAGCAGGTGGAAGAACTGGCGAATACCTATATCGCACAGGTCAAATGGCTCGAAGGCGAAAAGCAAAGGCTGCATCAGAAGGTTGATAACACACTTGCCGAGATGGCAGAGCTGGAAAATGAGCTCCAGAAACTCTCTGAGGAAGTCACGCATCTATCGGAACAAGCGAGCGAAAACCAGCGACTGCGCCAAAAGCTGAGCGAGACAGATGCCGAGCTGTCCAAGATCAGGTCCAGCCGTATCTGGCGCCTCAAGACCCACCTGTTTAAGGAGTGA
- a CDS encoding ABC transporter ATP-binding protein, whose translation MSAENAITISNISKCYNIYDSPKDRLKQMLLRGDRKLYREFWALRDISFEVPRGETVGIVGRNGSGKSTLLQIIAGTLTPSSGSVITNGRIAALLELGSGFNSEFTGRENVYLNAALLGLTQEEIDQRFDLIAGFADIGHFIDQPVKTYSSGMLVRLAFAVQAQIDPEILIVDEALAVGDAKFQAKCFDRLSKLKENGTSILLVTHSSEQVVTHCSSAVLLDTGRIITQGKPRSVINSYLDLLFGREKIEPKAEATVSPRAQASTAESREVGPQIETEGDHFASRQLYNPYEYRWGDGSVAITDFSLSSEGTDYPTRIRNGAEVVLKVGVRMLMPLIRPILGVTIKTKDGVTLFGTNSELLQCEETRNSYPAGASFIATVRFDCSLGEGDFFISLGIATRNGEEIVPHDRRYDSIHFVVGTDSRFFGLTNLNMQMNIE comes from the coding sequence ATGTCAGCGGAAAACGCGATCACCATTTCGAACATCAGCAAGTGCTACAACATCTACGACTCTCCCAAGGATCGCCTGAAGCAAATGCTGCTTCGCGGGGACAGAAAGCTGTATCGAGAGTTCTGGGCACTGCGTGATATCTCGTTCGAAGTTCCTCGCGGGGAGACGGTCGGTATCGTAGGCCGCAATGGCTCTGGGAAGTCCACACTGCTGCAAATCATCGCAGGAACACTCACTCCTTCCAGTGGATCGGTCATCACCAACGGCCGGATTGCCGCTCTGCTGGAATTGGGGTCAGGATTCAACTCGGAGTTTACCGGCAGGGAAAACGTCTATCTCAACGCCGCGCTACTGGGACTCACTCAGGAAGAAATCGACCAGCGATTCGATCTCATTGCCGGTTTTGCTGATATCGGCCACTTCATTGACCAACCGGTCAAGACATATTCCAGTGGCATGCTGGTCAGGCTCGCATTCGCGGTGCAGGCACAGATCGATCCCGAAATCCTGATCGTCGACGAAGCACTTGCCGTTGGCGATGCCAAGTTCCAGGCGAAATGCTTCGACCGCCTTAGCAAGCTCAAGGAAAACGGAACCAGTATTCTGCTGGTTACCCACAGCAGCGAGCAGGTCGTAACTCACTGCTCCAGCGCGGTCCTTCTCGATACCGGAAGAATCATCACCCAAGGCAAGCCAAGGTCTGTCATCAACAGTTATCTGGACCTCCTCTTCGGCCGTGAAAAAATCGAGCCGAAGGCCGAGGCCACCGTCAGCCCCCGCGCGCAAGCCTCCACCGCAGAAAGCAGGGAGGTCGGCCCTCAAATAGAAACCGAGGGAGATCATTTCGCCAGTCGCCAGCTTTATAATCCCTACGAGTACCGTTGGGGTGACGGCTCGGTTGCCATTACCGATTTCTCGCTGAGCAGCGAGGGAACTGATTATCCGACGCGGATTCGCAATGGCGCCGAGGTAGTGCTGAAGGTAGGTGTCAGGATGCTCATGCCGCTGATCCGCCCTATTCTTGGAGTGACCATCAAAACCAAGGACGGTGTGACCCTCTTCGGGACCAACTCCGAACTCCTGCAGTGTGAGGAAACCCGGAACAGCTATCCGGCAGGCGCCAGTTTCATCGCTACTGTGCGCTTCGACTGCAGTCTCGGTGAAGGCGACTTTTTCATATCGCTTGGCATAGCCACGCGAAACGGTGAGGAAATTGTTCCCCACGACCGTCGCTACGATTCGATCCACTTTGTCGTTGGGACAGACTCCCGTTTCTTCGGCCTGACCAATCTCAATATGCAGATGAACATAGAATGA
- the dctD gene encoding two-component system response regulator DctD: protein MSSAEPFDSTTQVLLIDDDPHLRQALCQTLDLAGFKVVALGDARQIDPQQARDWPGVIVSDIRMPGIDGLQLLEQLHAQDSELPVILVTGHGDVPLAVKAMRSGAYDFLEKPFPSDALLDSVRRALDVRRLVLENRSLRLALTEQKEVRGRLVGQSAPMQRLQQQVASLAAIQADVLVLGETGSGKEVVARALHDLSSRRNGPFVAINAGALAESVVESELFGHEQGAFTGAQKRRIGKFEFANGGTLFLDEIESMSLDVQVKLLRLLQERTVERLGSNQLIPLDIRIIAATKEDLRLASDEGRFRADLYYRLNVASLRIPPLRERGDDILLLFQHFAERGAQRHGLNARPLDSAQRAQLLAHGWPGNVRELQNAAERYALGLDLGLDDSHGQATAATPGAGLNEQVESFERSLIAAEMGRSHNSLRSLAEALGVPRKTLHDKLRKHGLLFSGSGGNSADDGDL, encoded by the coding sequence ATGAGCTCGGCCGAGCCCTTCGACTCCACCACCCAGGTGCTGCTGATCGATGACGACCCGCACCTGCGCCAGGCGCTCTGCCAGACCCTCGACCTCGCCGGCTTCAAGGTGGTCGCCCTGGGCGATGCGCGGCAGATCGATCCGCAGCAGGCGCGTGACTGGCCAGGAGTTATCGTCAGCGACATCCGCATGCCGGGCATCGATGGCCTGCAACTGCTGGAGCAACTGCATGCGCAAGACTCCGAATTACCCGTGATCCTGGTCACCGGCCACGGCGATGTACCGCTCGCCGTGAAGGCCATGCGCTCGGGCGCCTATGACTTCCTCGAGAAGCCCTTCCCCAGCGATGCGCTACTGGACAGCGTGCGCCGCGCACTCGATGTGCGCCGACTGGTGCTGGAAAACCGCAGCCTGCGCCTGGCCCTGACCGAGCAGAAGGAAGTCCGGGGCCGTCTGGTGGGCCAGTCTGCGCCAATGCAGCGTCTGCAACAGCAGGTCGCATCGCTCGCGGCGATCCAGGCGGACGTGCTGGTCCTGGGCGAAACCGGCTCGGGCAAGGAAGTCGTCGCCCGCGCCCTGCATGACCTGTCGAGCCGCCGCAACGGTCCATTTGTCGCCATCAACGCCGGCGCGCTGGCCGAGTCAGTGGTGGAGAGCGAACTGTTCGGCCACGAACAGGGCGCTTTCACCGGCGCGCAGAAGCGCCGCATCGGCAAGTTCGAGTTCGCCAACGGCGGCACGCTGTTCCTCGACGAGATAGAGAGCATGAGTCTGGACGTCCAGGTGAAGCTGCTGCGCCTGTTGCAGGAGCGCACCGTCGAGCGCCTGGGCTCCAACCAGCTCATTCCACTGGATATCCGCATCATCGCGGCGACCAAGGAGGACCTGCGCCTGGCCTCCGATGAAGGCCGCTTCCGCGCCGACCTCTACTACCGCCTGAATGTAGCCAGTCTGCGCATTCCACCATTGCGCGAACGGGGCGACGACATCCTGCTGCTGTTCCAGCACTTTGCCGAGCGCGGTGCGCAGCGCCATGGCCTGAACGCCCGCCCGCTGGACTCGGCGCAACGTGCGCAACTGCTGGCACACGGCTGGCCGGGCAATGTCCGCGAGCTACAGAACGCCGCGGAGCGCTACGCCCTCGGCCTGGACCTGGGGCTGGACGACAGCCACGGGCAGGCCACCGCCGCCACTCCCGGCGCCGGGCTGAACGAGCAGGTGGAATCCTTCGAGCGCTCGCTGATCGCCGCCGAGATGGGCCGCTCGCACAATTCCCTGCGCAGCCTTGCCGAAGCGCTGGGCGTACCGCGCAAGACCCTGCACGACAAACTGCGCAAGCACGGCCTGCTGTTCTCCGGCAGTGGCGGAAATTCCGCCGACGATGGCGACCTCTGA
- a CDS encoding NAD-dependent epimerase/dehydratase family protein, with translation MKTLLVGGHGFIGEHLSNLLLSRDHQVTCISRHSPPQTTDSRIVQVMGSYADRELLRNALKGIQSVVHLAHESIQLNQTCDMRLEYERNVLPAIQLMEECLHAGVEKFIFVSSGGTVYGNSLEHRPIRECSPTSPISLYGTSKLNIEQIARLYFQQRGLPAVIVRPGNAYGPGQIPFKGQGIVATTLASVLQKRPIPVFGSGGSVRDYVHVDDIAQAIATLIHTAPNGETFNIGTGVGVATIDLLNRYLRPLVENDGHELLIKREAPRPMDVGYNVLDIEKLTRQIDYSPMALQEGLPATWEWIKAYLSKQK, from the coding sequence ATGAAGACCTTACTCGTCGGTGGCCACGGTTTCATAGGAGAGCACTTATCCAACCTGTTGCTTTCCAGAGACCATCAGGTGACCTGCATCAGCCGGCATTCACCTCCCCAGACCACCGACAGTCGGATCGTGCAGGTGATGGGGAGCTATGCCGACCGCGAGCTGCTACGCAACGCATTGAAAGGCATTCAGTCGGTCGTGCACTTGGCGCACGAAAGCATCCAGCTCAACCAGACGTGCGACATGCGCCTTGAGTACGAACGCAACGTCCTACCCGCCATCCAGCTGATGGAAGAATGCCTTCATGCAGGTGTCGAAAAGTTTATTTTCGTCTCTTCAGGTGGCACGGTTTATGGCAATTCATTGGAGCATCGCCCAATCCGGGAGTGCAGCCCGACCTCGCCAATATCGCTGTATGGCACCTCCAAACTGAACATTGAGCAAATCGCTCGGCTGTACTTCCAGCAACGCGGGCTCCCGGCAGTAATCGTGAGGCCCGGAAACGCTTACGGCCCGGGCCAGATTCCGTTCAAAGGGCAAGGCATCGTCGCCACCACCTTGGCCTCTGTGCTGCAGAAGCGGCCGATTCCGGTGTTCGGAAGCGGTGGCTCGGTGCGCGATTACGTCCATGTGGACGATATTGCCCAGGCCATTGCTACGCTGATCCACACCGCACCTAATGGCGAGACTTTCAATATCGGGACTGGTGTCGGCGTCGCCACCATCGACCTTCTCAATCGCTACCTGCGCCCGTTGGTCGAGAATGACGGCCATGAACTGTTGATCAAACGCGAAGCACCCCGCCCCATGGATGTCGGCTACAACGTCCTCGATATCGAGAAGCTGACCAGACAGATCGACTACTCCCCGATGGCCTTGCAGGAAGGCCTTCCTGCGACCTGGGAGTGGATCAAGGCATATCTGAGCAAGCAAAAATGA